A single window of Streptomyces aquilus DNA harbors:
- a CDS encoding DUF397 domain-containing protein has translation MNWRKSTYSDGGDGNTCVEIAILPTHISLRDSKNPTRATLTVPAPAFTALINHLKGPSSWNSESP, from the coding sequence ATGAACTGGCGGAAGTCGACGTACTCCGACGGCGGTGACGGCAACACCTGCGTCGAGATCGCCATCCTCCCCACCCACATATCCCTCCGCGACTCGAAAAACCCCACCCGAGCCACCCTCACCGTCCCCGCCCCCGCCTTCACCGCCCTCATCAACCACTTGAAGGGCCCCTCGTCATGGAACAGCGAGTCACCCTGA
- a CDS encoding VOC family protein, with translation MEQRVTLITLGVSDLARSKAFYEALGWRGQEVQETVFFQAGGLGLVLWSREKLAADCGLDAGKEPPAFGGIVLAHNVRDDSEVDALLDTARAAGGTVTKPAARNDIGFYSGAFTDPDGHAWEVAHNPGFPLAEDGTVTLPDFGRP, from the coding sequence ATGGAACAGCGAGTCACCCTGATCACCCTCGGCGTATCCGATCTGGCCCGCAGCAAAGCCTTCTACGAAGCCCTCGGCTGGCGTGGCCAGGAGGTTCAGGAGACCGTCTTCTTCCAGGCCGGCGGTCTCGGACTGGTCCTCTGGAGCCGGGAGAAGCTCGCCGCCGACTGCGGTCTGGACGCCGGCAAGGAACCGCCCGCCTTCGGCGGCATCGTCCTCGCGCACAACGTCCGTGACGACAGCGAGGTCGACGCCCTCCTCGACACCGCCCGCGCCGCCGGAGGCACCGTCACCAAGCCCGCCGCCCGTAACGACATCGGCTTCTACTCCGGCGCCTTCACCGACCCCGACGGTCACGCCTGGGAGGTCGCCCACAACCCCGGCTTCCCCCTCGCGGAGGACGGCACGGTCACGCTGCCCGACTTCGGCCGACCCTGA
- a CDS encoding TetR family transcriptional regulator translates to MTSSTTADSTRDRIVAAARAEFARYGIAGARITRIAKAAKTSTERLYAYFRSKEELYGFIAERELAAVTEATRLDPTNLPEYAGRVHDYFIRHPDRYRLMSWGRLELAGDTADTATRETIRRKAEQIRKAQEAGHLDPSWEPIDILIFLNQLASAWAGQLDLVDAAADQTHDRSLAARRAAVVRAVERLFPATGS, encoded by the coding sequence ATGACCTCTTCGACGACCGCGGACTCGACCCGCGACCGCATCGTCGCCGCGGCGCGGGCCGAGTTCGCCCGGTACGGGATCGCCGGCGCCCGCATCACCCGTATCGCCAAGGCCGCGAAGACCAGCACGGAACGCCTCTACGCGTACTTCCGCAGCAAGGAGGAGCTCTACGGCTTCATCGCCGAACGGGAGCTGGCCGCGGTCACGGAGGCGACCCGCCTGGACCCGACCAACCTGCCCGAGTACGCCGGCCGCGTGCACGACTACTTCATACGGCACCCCGACCGCTACCGGCTCATGAGCTGGGGCCGACTGGAACTGGCCGGCGACACCGCCGACACCGCGACCAGGGAGACGATCCGCCGCAAGGCCGAGCAGATCCGGAAGGCGCAGGAGGCGGGCCATCTGGACCCCTCCTGGGAGCCCATCGACATCCTCATCTTCCTCAACCAGCTCGCCTCGGCCTGGGCGGGCCAGCTCGATCTGGTGGACGCGGCGGCGGACCAGACCCACGACCGCTCCCTGGCGGCACGCCGGGCGGCCGTGGTGCGGGCGGTGGAACGCCTGTTCCCGGCGACGGGGTCGTAG